A single region of the Candidatus Protochlamydia amoebophila UWE25 genome encodes:
- the coaE gene encoding dephospho-CoA kinase (Dephospho-CoA kinase (CoaE) performs the final step in coenzyme A biosynthesis.) has product MLKLRKVAITGGLSCGKSSVCRILKELGAYAVSADEIVHHLLSSDVNVSQKVVDLLGKSILKNNQIHRSLLAERVFQNYRLLTGLEKILHPAVYGEIEQQYQKQQDSKNQFPFFIAEVPLLYESDGAKFFDTIISVVADPEISLQRFKTHTHKSEKEFQSRMARQISPLEKAIRADYVVLNNGTLSELQQSLRELYQELKIYI; this is encoded by the coding sequence ATGTTAAAATTAAGAAAAGTAGCCATAACAGGCGGTCTTTCATGTGGTAAATCTTCAGTTTGCCGTATCTTAAAAGAACTTGGGGCTTACGCTGTAAGCGCTGACGAAATTGTCCATCACTTATTGTCATCCGATGTAAACGTTAGCCAAAAGGTTGTTGATTTATTAGGAAAATCTATTCTAAAAAACAATCAAATCCATCGTTCTTTATTAGCAGAGCGAGTTTTTCAAAATTATCGACTTTTAACCGGTTTAGAAAAAATTCTGCATCCGGCTGTGTATGGCGAAATAGAACAACAATATCAAAAACAACAGGATAGCAAAAATCAGTTTCCTTTCTTCATTGCGGAAGTTCCCCTCTTATATGAAAGTGACGGTGCAAAATTTTTTGACACTATTATTTCGGTTGTTGCTGATCCAGAAATCAGCCTTCAGAGATTCAAAACACATACTCATAAGAGTGAAAAAGAGTTTCAAAGCAGAATGGCAAGGCAGATATCGCCATTAGAAAAAGCTATTCGAGCCGACTATGTCGTCTTAAATAATGGAACTTTATCAGAACTTCAACAATCCCTGAGAGAATTATACCAAGAATTAAAAATATATATTTAA
- the rho gene encoding transcription termination factor Rho, giving the protein MDPENKENTSVDTSLTCEDNSVDKQNPEQYHQQIVQERSQQPEIITKIADIQRMNIDQLNQYGKKIGLKHLGSLTKSQMVFEIVKAISENPNEVLYGEGVLEILPDGFGFLRSPNYNYLPSAEDIYVSPAQIRRFDLKKGDTLCGTIRPPKDKEKYFALLKVDKINGRPPEKAKERILFENLTPLYPNERMVMETSKEKLSTRVLDLAAPVGKGQRGLIVAPPRSGKTILLQNIANAIACNNPEIVLIVLLIDERPEEVTDMQRIVRGEVISSTFDEPPERHVQVAEMAIEKARRLVEHGNDVVILLDSITRLARAYNTIQPHSGKILTGGIDANALHKPKRFFGAARNIEQGGSLTIIATALIDTGSRMDEVIFEEFKGTGNMELVLDRRLADRRIYPAIDLIKSGTRKEELLYHPNELEKIYLLRQAVADLAPGDAMNLLLGRLKKTGSNVEFLLSMKD; this is encoded by the coding sequence ATGGACCCAGAGAACAAAGAGAACACTTCAGTTGATACCTCGTTGACATGTGAGGACAATTCAGTTGATAAGCAAAACCCTGAACAATATCATCAACAAATCGTTCAGGAAAGATCTCAACAACCTGAGATAATTACTAAAATTGCCGATATCCAACGGATGAATATTGATCAGCTCAATCAATATGGCAAAAAAATTGGCCTTAAACACCTTGGCTCTTTAACTAAGTCTCAGATGGTATTTGAAATTGTCAAAGCAATCTCTGAAAATCCAAATGAAGTTTTATATGGAGAAGGTGTTTTAGAAATTCTTCCAGACGGTTTCGGTTTCCTTCGTTCTCCTAACTATAATTATCTCCCTTCGGCTGAAGACATTTATGTTTCTCCTGCACAAATTCGGCGTTTTGATTTAAAAAAGGGAGATACTCTTTGTGGAACAATTCGACCACCAAAGGATAAAGAGAAATATTTTGCATTACTCAAAGTCGATAAAATCAATGGTCGACCACCAGAAAAAGCAAAAGAGCGAATCTTATTTGAAAATTTGACCCCGCTTTATCCTAATGAACGAATGGTGATGGAAACATCCAAGGAAAAGTTATCCACACGAGTATTAGACCTAGCCGCTCCTGTTGGTAAAGGTCAGAGAGGTTTAATCGTTGCTCCACCAAGATCAGGTAAAACCATTCTTTTACAAAATATTGCCAACGCGATCGCTTGTAACAATCCTGAAATTGTACTAATCGTTTTGCTTATCGATGAACGCCCCGAAGAAGTAACAGACATGCAACGTATTGTGCGCGGCGAAGTCATTTCTTCCACTTTTGATGAACCTCCTGAAAGACACGTTCAAGTCGCCGAAATGGCGATTGAAAAAGCCCGTCGCTTAGTGGAACATGGAAATGATGTTGTCATTCTTTTAGACTCGATTACTCGTTTAGCGCGCGCTTATAATACTATCCAACCACATTCTGGTAAAATCTTAACAGGTGGTATTGATGCAAATGCTTTACATAAACCTAAACGTTTCTTTGGAGCTGCTCGTAATATTGAGCAAGGCGGTTCTCTAACAATCATTGCAACGGCTTTGATCGACACAGGTTCGCGCATGGATGAAGTCATTTTTGAAGAATTCAAAGGAACTGGTAATATGGAATTAGTGCTCGATCGCCGCTTAGCTGATCGTCGCATTTATCCAGCTATTGATTTGATCAAGAGTGGAACTCGTAAAGAAGAGTTACTTTATCATCCTAATGAATTAGAAAAAATTTATCTACTTCGTCAAGCTGTTGCCGACTTAGCTCCGGGAGATGCAATGAACCTTTTATTAGGGCGCTTGAAAAAAACAGGTAGCAATGTGGAATTTCTTCTCTCCATGAAAGATTAA
- a CDS encoding segregation and condensation protein A — MIQTYNRFSLENFEGPLEFLLSLIQKEEINIYDVSIQELTQQFLEKLKEWETHYLEKGAEFVGSASYLVWLKSKMLLPIEELSLEAETVQEDPHFEIIHHLLDYCRFKQAAKELSARQDKQLACYFRGTSENAWKKPLGLKDISLEELSILFKEMTKRAERVKGKILEENWRVSDKIRFIKLQLQKQSSFPFDYLFLSDMPRLELIVIFLAILELMKIGSIGIGKNPESQVLVYLKQKDDK, encoded by the coding sequence ATGATTCAAACTTACAATCGTTTCTCTTTAGAAAATTTTGAAGGACCCCTAGAGTTTCTCCTTTCATTGATTCAAAAAGAAGAAATCAATATTTATGATGTTTCTATTCAAGAGCTCACTCAACAATTTCTAGAAAAATTGAAAGAATGGGAAACTCATTATTTAGAAAAAGGAGCCGAATTTGTAGGAAGCGCTTCTTATTTAGTTTGGTTGAAAAGTAAAATGTTGCTACCAATTGAGGAACTTTCTTTAGAAGCAGAAACAGTTCAGGAAGATCCTCATTTTGAAATTATTCATCACCTTTTGGATTACTGTCGTTTTAAGCAAGCTGCTAAAGAACTTTCAGCCAGACAGGATAAGCAACTAGCATGCTATTTCCGGGGAACTTCAGAGAATGCGTGGAAAAAACCTTTGGGATTAAAAGATATTTCACTAGAAGAATTATCAATTTTATTTAAGGAAATGACCAAACGTGCAGAACGAGTGAAAGGAAAAATTCTAGAAGAAAATTGGCGTGTAAGTGATAAAATTCGCTTCATAAAATTACAACTACAAAAACAATCTTCTTTTCCTTTTGATTATTTATTTTTATCAGATATGCCTCGCTTAGAATTAATTGTCATCTTTTTAGCTATTTTAGAATTGATGAAAATTGGAAGTATAGGTATTGGCAAAAATCCCGAATCTCAGGTTTTGGTATATCTTAAGCAAAAGGATGATAAATGA
- the rpsG gene encoding 30S ribosomal protein S7 gives MSRRHSAEKRPTEPDPLYGSTVLSKFINKVMESGKKSTARRIVYNAIEKFSKRIKAENPLEAFEQALENAKPSLEVKSRRIGGATYQVPIEIPANRRSSMAMRWIIGHSRGKAGRSMEDALASELSDCYNNQGTTIKKKDDTHRMAEANKAYAHYKW, from the coding sequence ATGTCAAGAAGACACAGTGCAGAAAAACGACCGACAGAACCTGATCCGTTATACGGCAGTACAGTTTTGTCAAAATTTATTAATAAAGTGATGGAAAGTGGTAAAAAGTCGACTGCCCGTCGCATTGTTTATAATGCTATAGAAAAATTTTCGAAGAGAATAAAAGCAGAAAATCCTCTCGAAGCATTTGAACAAGCTCTAGAAAATGCTAAACCTTCCTTAGAAGTTAAATCTCGCCGTATTGGGGGAGCCACATATCAAGTACCTATCGAAATTCCTGCTAACCGTCGTTCATCGATGGCTATGCGGTGGATTATCGGACATTCTAGAGGAAAAGCAGGCCGTTCTATGGAAGATGCTTTAGCTTCTGAACTTAGCGATTGCTATAACAACCAAGGTACGACAATTAAGAAGAAAGATGACACCCACCGCATGGCTGAAGCGAATAAAGCTTACGCCCACTATAAGTGGTAA
- the rplU gene encoding 50S ribosomal protein L21, whose product MYAIIKTGGKQYRVQEGDIIDVELLNTDPGAQVEFGEVLFAFDGAKTQIGKPGIPNFLVYGEVVGTVKGEKVTSLKYKPSHNQCRKWGHRQHYTRVKITGIGSKRKGKEGNHGS is encoded by the coding sequence ATGTACGCCATTATTAAAACAGGTGGAAAGCAGTATCGTGTGCAAGAAGGAGACATCATTGATGTAGAACTGCTCAATACCGACCCAGGCGCTCAAGTTGAGTTTGGAGAAGTCTTATTCGCTTTTGACGGTGCGAAGACACAGATTGGCAAACCGGGTATTCCAAATTTTCTTGTTTACGGCGAAGTGGTAGGAACAGTTAAAGGGGAAAAAGTGACAAGCTTAAAATACAAGCCTAGTCATAATCAGTGTCGTAAGTGGGGTCATCGCCAGCACTATACACGTGTTAAAATAACTGGTATTGGAAGCAAGCGTAAAGGAAAGGAAGGAAATCATGGCTCATAA
- the scpB gene encoding SMC-Scp complex subunit ScpB, with translation MSKEWNFFQAEFAFPSSRDQKPSPTTSTSIHEKPNLNVEISNEYHKQEPSDDIEEIIQLDHQIQQTIKKVIEALLFTSSDPLPLSKIREITDTLYPLRPKQLRQIIDSLRQEFIAHQRAFKLEEISQGYVLRTHEEYAPYLDILHRQKRTEKISCAATEVLAIVAYRQPITRPQIDAIRGVDSSGILSQLIERQLIEMVGKLEAPGRPSLYGTTKEFLKHYGLKDLSELEKIKS, from the coding sequence ATGAGTAAAGAGTGGAATTTTTTTCAGGCTGAATTTGCTTTTCCTTCGTCTCGAGATCAAAAACCATCTCCTACTACTTCAACCTCTATTCATGAAAAACCAAATCTCAACGTTGAAATCTCAAATGAATATCATAAGCAAGAACCTTCTGATGATATCGAAGAAATAATTCAACTCGATCATCAAATACAACAAACCATTAAAAAAGTCATTGAAGCACTGCTTTTCACAAGTTCCGACCCTCTTCCACTATCTAAAATTCGTGAAATTACAGATACTCTTTATCCTTTACGACCTAAGCAATTAAGGCAAATTATTGATTCTTTGAGACAAGAATTCATTGCTCATCAACGTGCTTTCAAATTGGAAGAAATTTCTCAAGGTTATGTTTTGCGCACACATGAAGAATATGCCCCCTATTTAGATATTTTACATCGGCAAAAAAGAACGGAAAAAATTTCTTGTGCTGCCACTGAAGTATTGGCGATTGTTGCTTATCGACAACCTATTACAAGACCTCAAATTGACGCGATTCGAGGTGTTGATTCTTCGGGCATACTTAGTCAATTAATTGAACGTCAACTAATTGAAATGGTTGGCAAACTTGAAGCCCCAGGTCGCCCCAGTCTGTATGGAACTACTAAAGAATTTCTCAAACATTATGGCTTAAAAGATCTAAGCGAATTAGAAAAAATTAAATCATAA
- a CDS encoding S41 family peptidase, with amino-acid sequence MNKNWLKIWFVTLMTILVSLEAREQDLLKSSDIDRIMSQILSQHVDKRTMTSKILNSSIAIFINQFDPERIYLLESEIAPYAHLTQKQLDELVEQYKQNNFEFFEQINKVFQNAIERSKKLRHEIEIKDKEALFQTTRPSVQRIEERSFAKDEKELKKRLLENLENFISLYKSRHGELSTSSKKEFVLKTYENHLTEFENQYLYQDDQGKPLSYAQQDNLLTIHILKALASSLDSHTTFYQTHEAYDMKVRLQKEFQGIGLVLRDQGDKIIVSRMLEGGPAAKSGVIQAGDILLGVDGIPTEKLSFDKVMEMLHESKQAQVELSFKRKKKDEIEDKIFKVELQKEEIVLNNNRVDVSEETFGNGIIGKITLHSFYQGNGISSEKDVRDAIIELEKKGNLRGLILDLRENSGGFLSQAVKVAGLFITNGVIVISKYSTGEERFYRDVDGKIAYDGPLVVLISKATASAAEIVAQALQDYGVAIVVGDEHTYGKGTIQTQTVTDDQSTSYFKVTVGKYYTVSGKTPQKNGVKADVIAPGPWSLKNIGEVDSSSLTSDFISDAYEDNLSDIAPDVKSWYLKYYVPTIQKRTDQWKDLIPTLRKNSEYRLAHNKNYQLFLKGKALDLENEEQDEESEWLSTGKKAKNFGVDDLQMQEAVNVIKDMIVLYSIEKKK; translated from the coding sequence ATGAATAAAAATTGGTTGAAGATATGGTTTGTAACTTTGATGACTATCTTAGTTTCTCTAGAAGCTCGAGAGCAAGATTTATTAAAATCTAGTGATATCGATCGAATCATGAGCCAGATTTTAAGCCAGCATGTCGATAAGCGAACCATGACAAGTAAAATTTTGAATAGCTCTATAGCGATTTTTATTAATCAATTCGATCCTGAACGTATTTACCTACTAGAGAGCGAAATAGCTCCTTATGCGCATTTAACTCAAAAGCAACTTGATGAATTAGTGGAACAATATAAACAAAACAATTTTGAATTTTTCGAGCAAATAAACAAAGTTTTTCAAAATGCTATTGAGCGTTCAAAAAAACTTCGTCATGAAATAGAAATTAAAGATAAAGAAGCCTTGTTTCAAACAACAAGGCCCTCGGTTCAAAGAATTGAAGAAAGATCATTTGCTAAGGATGAAAAAGAATTAAAAAAACGGCTGCTAGAAAATTTAGAAAATTTTATTAGCCTATATAAAAGTCGTCATGGAGAGCTTTCTACAAGTTCTAAAAAAGAATTTGTTTTGAAAACTTATGAAAATCATTTAACAGAATTCGAAAATCAATATCTTTATCAAGATGATCAGGGGAAACCTTTATCTTACGCACAACAAGATAATTTATTGACGATTCATATTTTAAAAGCCCTTGCAAGTAGTTTAGATTCTCACACGACTTTTTATCAAACTCACGAAGCTTATGACATGAAAGTTCGATTGCAAAAAGAATTTCAAGGAATTGGACTAGTTTTACGCGATCAAGGAGATAAAATTATTGTATCTCGAATGTTAGAGGGTGGGCCAGCCGCAAAAAGTGGAGTTATCCAGGCAGGAGATATTTTGCTAGGGGTAGATGGAATTCCAACAGAAAAACTTTCTTTTGATAAAGTCATGGAAATGTTGCATGAATCTAAACAAGCACAAGTAGAGCTGTCTTTCAAACGAAAAAAAAAAGATGAGATAGAAGATAAAATTTTTAAAGTAGAACTTCAAAAAGAAGAAATTGTTTTAAACAATAATCGAGTTGATGTTAGCGAAGAAACTTTTGGCAATGGAATTATTGGCAAAATTACTCTTCATTCTTTTTATCAAGGAAATGGAATTTCCAGTGAAAAAGATGTTCGAGACGCGATTATAGAATTAGAAAAAAAAGGTAATTTAAGAGGGTTGATTTTAGATCTTCGAGAAAATAGTGGCGGATTTCTTTCGCAAGCTGTTAAAGTAGCAGGCCTTTTTATTACTAACGGGGTCATTGTTATTTCTAAGTACTCCACTGGTGAAGAGCGCTTTTATCGCGATGTGGATGGAAAAATAGCTTATGATGGACCTCTCGTTGTTTTGATTTCTAAAGCTACGGCTTCTGCAGCAGAAATTGTGGCTCAGGCGTTACAAGATTATGGTGTCGCAATTGTGGTTGGAGATGAGCATACCTATGGGAAAGGGACCATTCAAACCCAAACCGTAACCGATGATCAAAGTACGTCTTATTTTAAAGTAACAGTTGGAAAATATTATACAGTTTCTGGAAAGACTCCTCAAAAAAATGGGGTAAAAGCCGATGTCATAGCTCCTGGACCTTGGAGTCTTAAAAATATTGGGGAAGTAGATTCTAGCTCTCTCACTTCCGACTTCATTTCTGATGCTTATGAAGACAATTTATCTGACATCGCTCCGGATGTTAAATCGTGGTATTTGAAATATTATGTTCCAACCATTCAGAAACGTACTGATCAATGGAAAGATTTAATTCCCACACTCCGAAAAAATAGCGAATATCGACTAGCACATAATAAAAACTACCAATTATTTCTAAAAGGAAAAGCGCTCGACCTAGAAAATGAAGAGCAGGATGAAGAGTCGGAATGGTTATCAACTGGGAAAAAAGCTAAGAATTTTGGGGTTGACGATTTGCAAATGCAAGAAGCTGTCAACGTAATTAAAGATATGATTGTTCTCTATTCTATTGAAAAGAAAAAATAG
- the polA gene encoding DNA polymerase I: protein MDKLYILDASGYIYRSYFAIRQMTNARGESTNALFGFIRSVLKLIKDFNPTHLVAVFDGPNNSQKRTELYPAYKAHRKEMPKDLLYQILWSQRFCQLMGIPELMVPGVEADDTMGSIAKWAATLNTTAYICTSDKDMCQLVSNQILILNTFKDNLIIDANGVKEQFGVMPAQMIDYLAIIGDASDNIPGLTGFGPKTAADLLEKFGSLDYILEHPLEVSGKKKQDTLISEKEKVLLSKKLVIVDTTVSFPNQEDFFKLTSPAYQSLKEFYAEMNFSSLIRELEAVKSGISFSDLESQNEVVYQLVNDEETLVNLISYLSQQKEICLDTETTDLRPLEAQLVGIGLGVEPKKAWYIPLNGQLNGDFVLSQLKPLLENPSIGFYGHNFKYDYHVLRNHNISVANISFDTILASYLLNSHKRQHSLDHLALELFDKVKIAIQELIGKGKNQLNMKNVALDKICHYCCEDVDYTIRLKNILLSQLEERKLTSLLFDLELPLLSVLAQMERNGIFIDTAYLKHLSQFIGQEIHCLEQNIYALAGEIFNLNSPKQLSQILFHKLGIKPPKKIATGHSTNAEVLEILKHVYPIAEKLLEYRTLEKLRSTYVNSLPLQVNAKTGRIHCNFNQSMAATGRLSCQDPNLQNIPVRTEVGRQIREAFRPEKEDWSYLSADYSQIELRLLAHLSEDPVLIKAFLSNEDIHKYTASLIFDVPLQQVSSEQRYQAKAVNFGLIYGQQAFGLAHELGIDTKTAAAFIQRYFERYGKVKEFLEACKQSARETGKAVTMYGRERLLPEIRSQNAMIRATADRFAVNTPIQGTQADLIKMAMLKINKLLIQEKKKGFMILQIHDELIFEVPNQELESISHLVKNTMENIINLKVPLIVNIHIGKNWKEC, encoded by the coding sequence ATGGATAAACTCTATATTCTAGATGCCTCTGGCTACATTTATCGTTCTTATTTCGCGATTCGACAAATGACCAATGCCAGAGGTGAATCTACCAATGCTCTTTTTGGTTTCATCCGTTCAGTTTTAAAATTAATTAAAGATTTTAATCCAACTCATCTTGTAGCTGTTTTTGATGGACCTAACAACTCCCAAAAAAGAACAGAACTCTATCCTGCCTACAAGGCTCATCGAAAAGAGATGCCTAAAGATTTGCTTTACCAAATTTTATGGTCGCAAAGATTTTGTCAACTGATGGGGATTCCAGAATTAATGGTTCCAGGTGTTGAAGCTGATGATACAATGGGCAGCATTGCCAAATGGGCTGCAACCCTCAACACCACAGCGTATATATGTACTAGCGATAAAGATATGTGCCAACTTGTCAGCAACCAAATTTTGATTTTGAACACTTTTAAGGATAATTTAATTATTGATGCTAATGGTGTGAAAGAACAGTTTGGTGTGATGCCTGCACAAATGATTGACTACTTAGCAATAATAGGAGATGCATCCGACAACATTCCAGGCCTTACGGGCTTTGGACCTAAAACTGCTGCCGACTTACTAGAAAAATTTGGTTCATTAGATTATATTTTAGAGCATCCTTTGGAAGTTTCAGGCAAAAAAAAACAAGACACGCTAATATCTGAAAAAGAAAAAGTTTTGTTAAGTAAAAAACTTGTTATTGTCGATACAACTGTTTCCTTTCCCAACCAAGAAGATTTTTTTAAATTAACATCCCCTGCTTATCAAAGCTTAAAAGAATTTTACGCGGAAATGAATTTCTCTTCTTTAATTCGAGAGTTGGAAGCTGTAAAAAGTGGGATTAGTTTTTCAGACCTAGAGAGTCAAAATGAGGTAGTTTATCAGCTTGTTAATGATGAAGAAACCTTAGTTAACCTTATTTCCTATCTATCGCAGCAAAAAGAAATTTGTCTAGATACTGAAACAACGGATCTTCGTCCTTTAGAAGCCCAACTTGTCGGAATTGGTTTAGGTGTAGAACCCAAAAAAGCTTGGTACATTCCCTTGAACGGGCAATTAAATGGTGATTTCGTTTTAAGTCAACTTAAACCACTACTTGAAAATCCTTCAATTGGTTTTTATGGACACAATTTTAAATACGATTATCATGTTTTAAGAAATCACAATATTTCTGTTGCAAATATAAGTTTTGATACGATTTTAGCCTCTTATCTTCTCAATTCTCATAAAAGACAACATTCATTAGATCATTTGGCTCTAGAATTATTTGATAAGGTTAAAATCGCTATACAAGAATTAATCGGGAAAGGAAAAAACCAGCTTAACATGAAGAATGTGGCTTTAGATAAAATATGCCATTATTGTTGTGAAGATGTAGATTATACCATTAGACTTAAAAACATTTTGTTATCTCAATTAGAGGAGCGAAAATTAACTTCTCTTTTATTTGATTTAGAACTTCCTTTATTGTCCGTTCTTGCACAAATGGAAAGAAATGGGATTTTTATTGATACGGCTTATCTAAAACATTTATCCCAGTTTATTGGGCAAGAAATTCATTGCTTAGAACAAAATATTTATGCGTTAGCAGGAGAAATTTTTAACCTCAACTCTCCCAAACAACTCAGTCAAATTTTATTTCATAAACTCGGAATCAAACCCCCTAAAAAAATTGCCACAGGTCACTCAACAAATGCGGAAGTTCTAGAAATTCTCAAACATGTTTATCCAATTGCCGAAAAACTTCTTGAATATCGGACTTTAGAAAAACTTCGCTCAACTTATGTTAACTCATTACCCCTTCAAGTTAACGCTAAAACTGGACGTATTCACTGTAATTTTAATCAGTCTATGGCAGCAACAGGTCGACTGTCTTGCCAAGACCCAAATTTACAAAATATTCCTGTCCGCACTGAAGTCGGTCGTCAAATTAGAGAGGCATTTCGACCTGAAAAAGAAGATTGGAGCTATTTGTCAGCAGACTATTCTCAAATTGAACTTCGTTTGCTTGCTCACTTAAGCGAAGATCCTGTGCTAATCAAAGCTTTCTTATCCAATGAAGATATTCACAAATATACCGCTTCTTTAATTTTTGATGTTCCTCTTCAACAAGTTTCCTCTGAACAACGTTATCAAGCTAAAGCGGTTAATTTTGGTTTGATTTATGGACAACAAGCGTTTGGCTTAGCTCATGAACTAGGAATTGATACAAAAACTGCTGCTGCTTTTATTCAACGTTATTTTGAGCGTTATGGAAAGGTCAAAGAATTTTTAGAAGCTTGCAAACAATCAGCAAGAGAGACTGGCAAGGCTGTAACAATGTATGGGAGGGAAAGACTGCTTCCAGAAATTAGAAGTCAGAATGCCATGATTCGAGCAACAGCAGATCGATTTGCAGTAAATACCCCTATCCAAGGGACGCAAGCTGATTTGATTAAAATGGCCATGCTAAAAATCAATAAACTTCTTATACAAGAAAAGAAAAAAGGATTTATGATTTTACAAATTCATGATGAACTTATTTTTGAGGTTCCCAATCAAGAGTTAGAATCCATTTCTCATTTAGTTAAGAATACCATGGAAAATATTATAAATCTAAAGGTACCGTTGATTGTTAATATCCATATTGGCAAAAATTGGAAAGAATGTTAA
- the obgE gene encoding GTPase ObgE: MFVDRVIIELIAGKGGNGVVAWRREKYIPKGGPAGGNGGRGGSVILEADTQISSLDWFRHRRILKAQSGGDGGGNCRQGKNGTDLILKVPCGTLLKDAKSGKVIHDFVEDKERFVLCKGGRGGRGNDSFKTPTHQAPNICTEGTLGEIHHIELELKLIADVGLVGFPNAGKSTLISSLAGLRVKVAAYPFTTLQPNLGFIELDNYKRIYIADIPGIIEGASHNRGLGLEFLRHIERTKLLIFILDASGIDGRTPSHDFRILREEIGAYNPELLERPYLVVLNKIDTEDSPSHIQEFEKNFSISSDMLFKISAVYGEGLQELIEKMTQRLSQKKEIEY; this comes from the coding sequence ATGTTTGTTGATCGTGTAATCATTGAATTGATAGCTGGCAAAGGCGGAAATGGTGTTGTGGCATGGCGTAGAGAAAAATATATTCCTAAAGGTGGTCCGGCTGGAGGAAATGGGGGGCGGGGAGGTTCTGTTATTTTAGAAGCAGATACTCAAATTTCATCTTTGGATTGGTTTCGCCATCGTCGCATATTAAAAGCTCAGAGTGGGGGAGATGGAGGAGGGAATTGCCGCCAGGGAAAAAATGGAACAGATTTGATTTTGAAAGTTCCTTGCGGTACTCTCCTTAAAGATGCCAAATCAGGTAAAGTCATACATGACTTTGTAGAAGATAAAGAAAGATTTGTGCTCTGCAAAGGTGGGAGAGGAGGAAGAGGCAATGACAGCTTTAAGACTCCTACTCATCAAGCTCCTAATATTTGTACAGAGGGAACACTTGGTGAAATTCATCACATAGAGCTGGAGCTAAAGCTAATTGCAGATGTAGGATTGGTTGGTTTTCCAAATGCAGGTAAATCAACTTTGATTTCCTCATTAGCAGGATTAAGAGTGAAAGTAGCAGCCTATCCTTTTACTACACTACAACCTAACTTGGGATTTATTGAACTAGATAATTATAAACGCATTTATATTGCTGATATTCCAGGAATTATTGAAGGAGCTAGCCATAATCGAGGTTTGGGATTAGAGTTTCTAAGGCATATTGAAAGGACTAAACTTCTTATTTTTATTTTAGATGCATCAGGCATTGATGGAAGAACCCCTTCTCATGATTTTCGAATTCTCCGTGAAGAAATTGGAGCTTATAATCCTGAATTATTAGAAAGGCCTTATCTAGTGGTATTAAATAAAATAGATACAGAAGATTCGCCTTCTCATATTCAAGAATTTGAAAAAAACTTCTCTATTTCATCCGATATGCTTTTTAAAATTTCAGCTGTTTATGGCGAAGGTTTACAAGAGTTAATTGAAAAAATGACACAACGTCTTTCTCAGAAAAAAGAAATCGAGTATTAG
- the rpmA gene encoding 50S ribosomal protein L27: MAHKKGQGSTRNGRDSHSKRLGIKVGSGEVVRAGSILVRQRGTKWHPAKNVGRGTDDTLFALADGVVAFRKSNKTYISIETGA, encoded by the coding sequence ATGGCTCATAAGAAAGGTCAAGGGTCAACCCGTAACGGAAGAGATTCTCATTCAAAACGTTTGGGAATCAAAGTCGGTTCAGGCGAAGTTGTTAGAGCTGGAAGCATTCTTGTTAGACAACGCGGTACAAAATGGCATCCTGCTAAAAATGTTGGCCGTGGAACAGATGATACTCTTTTTGCTCTAGCAGATGGAGTTGTAGCCTTTCGTAAGTCTAACAAAACTTATATTTCAATCGAAACTGGTGCATAA
- the rpsL gene encoding 30S ribosomal protein S12 codes for MPTIQQLIRQPRAPKKRRSKSPALQKCPQRRGVCLQVKTKTPKKPNSALRKVAWVRLSTGQEVIAYIGGEGHNLQEHSIVLVRGGRVKDLPGVRYHIVRGALDCAAVKDRKQGRSKYGAKRPKSKK; via the coding sequence ATGCCGACAATTCAACAGCTCATTCGCCAGCCACGTGCTCCGAAAAAGCGACGAAGCAAGTCACCTGCACTCCAAAAGTGCCCACAACGACGTGGTGTGTGCTTGCAAGTAAAAACAAAAACTCCAAAAAAACCAAACTCTGCTTTACGTAAAGTAGCATGGGTACGCCTTTCTACCGGTCAAGAAGTTATTGCTTACATTGGAGGGGAAGGACACAATCTCCAAGAACACAGCATTGTTCTCGTACGTGGTGGTCGTGTAAAAGATTTACCAGGGGTGCGTTATCATATTGTACGTGGTGCATTAGACTGTGCGGCTGTTAAAGACCGTAAACAAGGAAGATCCAAGTATGGGGCAAAACGTCCCAAGAGTAAGAAGTAA